In Pyricularia oryzae 70-15 chromosome 2, whole genome shotgun sequence, one genomic interval encodes:
- a CDS encoding endoglucanase yields MKITTSAVLACLTAAVSAQVQGTGATTRYWDCCKPSCGWPGKANLASGPLRTCDKADNPLNDGGNTKSGCDNGGGAFMCSSQEPLAVDDSLAYGFAAVRISGQRESDWCCACYELTFTSGSVAGQRMIDLLRNTGGDLGQNHFDIAMPGGGVGIFNACTEQYGAPANGWGERYGGVRSRSECDAFPEKLKKGCYWRFDWFKGADNPSVSFKQVTCPSELTSKSGCVRA; encoded by the exons atgAAGATCACAACCTCCGCAGTCCTCGCCTGCCTGACAGCTGCTGTGTCCGCCCAGGTACAAGGCACCGGAGCTACGACGCGGTACTGGGACTGCTGCAAGCCATCGTGCGGATGGCCCGGAAAGGCAAACCTCGCTTCTGGACCGCTGAGGACCTGCGACAAGGCGGACAACCCACTGAACGATGGAGGTAACACCA AGTCCGGATGTGACAATGGCGGTGGAGCTTTCATGTGCTCGTCGCAGGAGCCGCTCGCTGTCGACGACTCGCTGGCTTATGGTTTCGC GGCTGTCCGTATCTCCGGCCAACGCGAGTCTGACTGGTGTTGCGCCTGTTACGAACTGACTTTCACCAGTGGGTCGGTGGCAGGGCAAAGGATGATAG ATCTTCTCAGGAACACGGGAGGTGACCTCGGACAGAACCACTTTGACATTGCG ATGCCCGGCGGCGGTGTGGGCATATTCAACGCATGCACGGAGCAGTACGGTGCGCCGGCCAACGGATGGGGGGAGCGATACGGCGGGGTTCGGTCTAGGTCCGAGTGCGACGCATTTCCCGAGAAGCTCAAAAAAGGTTGTTACTGGCGATTCGACTGGTTTAAGGGAGCCGACAACCCAAGCGTGTCATTCAAGCAGGTCACTTGTCCGTCCGAGCTCACCTCCAAAAGCGGATGCGTGCGGGCGTAA
- a CDS encoding transcriptional regulator Ngg1 — protein MPPGGSSQKGTGKKGAGAIARQRSRNTTPSSIPPQTTLPPVETFESEHFELKFDLMRNLTYEDLFEQGASSSAIPDARNLDGISGRLQKLQDITEKRGAGCDRGMRLLAGTRRDRMDERAREEEEERLQREADEDRRATKKRRKDKDSKEKDSLAPQETNIERSSPLRDQNAKARKASREDSASSLSSPREPTSPTAMDLDEKKKTSGDKAGNDEEEEEESSEDEGAPPPRPVPQNQTFGEDPSTFPDPTVYEILPVKPGMSHEEICEIYSVATYPPSDLADLIAGDPPDKDFTNGKVTNQISFSTFSTYLEPYFRPFNEEDLTFLRERGDRSTPFIMPKRGKRHYTEIWAEEDGAMNVDSGPGRDRLPTNQPRGNIDQMNDNVAETDKLSVGPLLSRLLCAMRPEGRTQQTETEKPPQAAFPDPGLSLNGDLGGAEEADAFAAGGNFELGPNGELVMVGGPPPAPSTQPLAFPDTQLSASNLFDSLGQSSTPAAGKTLPPATFMAESSTDAWKKASHPKLDYSQVDERLKQELRHIGFLPLPDAATAATNGGGAASGTNGTANTGVAAGGADPSWTADYDAGFDDEVAARLRLLQSRLREQMLVNGARKARLMELVRERMAHQEYTTILEDLDTQVQQAYLKRTRTMGKGKAKKNRPVAVSAAMARPGIGDHARTLMERRRRWIENIGPIFEDDMISKVPRSSDPGSTIFQDDTMSGLIEAEKDAWDEEADEEE, from the exons ATGCCTCCCGGAGGCTCCAGCCAGAAAGGCACCGGCAAAAAGGGCGCCGGTGCCATCGCGCGCCAACGAAGCCGCAACACCACACCGAGCTCCATACCACCTCAAACCACGCTACCGCCAGTTGAGACGTTTGAAAGCGAACATTTCGAGCTCAAGTTCGACTTGATGCGCAACCTCACATACGAAGACCTTTTCGAACAGGGTGCCTCAAGCTCCGCAATACCTGATGCTCGCAACCTCGATGGCATCTCGGGCCGTCTGCAGAAGCTGCAGGATATCACCGAGAAGCGCGGTGCGGGCTGCGACAGGGGCATGCGCTTGCTGGCAGGCACGCGGCGCGATAGGATGGACGAGAGGGCTCgtgaagaggaggaggaacgTCTACAGAGGGAAGCCGACGAGGACCGACGCGCAACTAAGAAGAGGCGAAAAGACAAGGACAGCAAGGAGAAGGACAGTTTAGCCCCCCAAGAAACCAACATTG AGCGCTCATCACCCCTCCGGGATCAAAACGCAAAAGCCAGAAAAGCTTCTAGAGAAGATTCCGCAAGCTCACTATCGTCACCACGAGAACCTACGTCGCCTACCGCAATGGACTTggatgagaagaaaaaaacgagCGGCGACAAAGCCGGCAACGacgaagaggaagaagaggagTCCTCGGAGGACGAAGGCGCCCCGCCTCCAAGGCCTGTTCCGCAAAACCAGACCTTTGGCGAGGATCCGTCCACCTTCCCCGATCCAACCGTGTACGAAATTCTACCTGTCAAGCCAGGCATGAGCCATGAGGAGATATGCGAAATCTACAGTGTTGCGACATACCCCCCAAGCGATCTTGCGGACCTCATTGCAGGAGATCCACCAGACAAGGACTTCACCAACGGCAAGGTTACAAACCAGATCAGCTTCAGCACGTTCTCTACATATCTAGAGCCTTATTTTCGACCTTTCAACGAAGAGGATCTTACTTTTCTTAGGGAGCGGGGTGACCGGTCTACGCCGTTCATTATGCCGAAGCGCGGCAAGCGCCACTACACGGAAATTTGGGCAGAGGAGGATGGCGCTATGAATGTCGACTCGGGCCCTGGTAGAGATAGGCTGCCTACAAATCAGCCTCGTGGTAACATCGACCAAATGAACGATAATGTCGCAGAGACGGACAAGCTCTCAGTCGGACCGCTGCTCTCACGACTTTTGTGCGCCATGCGCCCTGAAGGACGCACGCAGCAAACCGAGACCGAAaagccaccccaagctgcattTCCAGACCCTGGCCTTTCGCTCAACGGTGATCTTGGAGGAGCTGAGGAGGCCGACGCGTTTGCTGCTGGTGGGAACTTTGAACTTGGCCCTAATGGAGAGCTTGTCATGGTCGGCGGTCCGCCACCTGCCCCTTCGACTCAGCCTCTCGCCTTTCCGGACACACAGCTCAGCGCAAGTAATCTCTTTGACAGTCTTGGCCAGAGCTCAACGCCCGCAGCGGGCAAAACCTTGCCTCCGGCAACGTTCATGGCGGAGTCATCCACAGACGCCTGGAAGAAAGCGTCACACCCAAAGCTTGACTACTCGCAAGTCGATGAGCGTCTCAAGCAAGAACTGCGTCATATTGGCTTTCTGCCCCTTCCTGATGCTGCTACTGCAGCCACAAATGGAGGTGGCGCCGCTAGCGGAACAAATGGAACCGCTAACACGGGAGTTGCGGCTGGCGGGGCGGATCCATCGTGGACTGCAGACTACGATGCCGGCTTTGACGATGAGGTCGCCGCGCGGTTGCGTCTTTTGCAATCCCGTCTTCGGGAGCAGATGCTCGTCAACGGCGCACGCAAAGCACGGCTCATGGAGCTCGTGCGAGAGCGCATGGCACACCAAGAATACACTACGATCCTCGAGGATCTCGACACCCAGGTGCAACAAGCGTATCTTAAGCGGACCAGAACTatgggcaagggcaaggccaagaagaaccGCCCTGTGGCAGTCTCggccgccatggccagaCCTGGCATTGGAGACCATGCCCGCACGCTAATGGAGAGGCGACGACGCTGGATTGAGAACATAGGGCCCATTTTCGAGGACGATATGATATCCAAGGTGCCGAGGAGCAGTGACCCAGGCAGTACCATATTCCAGGACGATACCATGTCGGGCTTGATAGAGGCAGAGAAGGATGCATGGGACGAAGAAGCTGACGAAGAAGAGTGA
- a CDS encoding vacuolar protein sorting 53 — translation MNTSKLTESSSLDAVDYDPVQHLNLLFNHPASVTSIEPVSAALQAHKDGLSTSIVELETEQAYGPSSSLERMQSAQAELAGLFKRIESVRTRALQTERNITTMTADIKRLDGTKRNLTLSMTALKRLQMLTTAYEQLRGLARSRQYRECAGLLQAVLQLMKHFNSYRSIEQIAVLSRNVSELQRELLEQVCEDFELAFAKGDVTAHRPTLVEACQVMDALGDNARARLVTWYVNTELREYRQVFRGNDEAGSLDNIGRRFAWFRRTLKTHEEEHAAIFPPHWRVNETLAAAFCDGTRDDLKGVLERSMRRPDASGKIDVNLLLSCLQETMDFEQSIERRFASEMPRASIDTLSSADERGTHTFNGSISVAFEPYLSLWVESQDRQLGSMIPKYRTQPLIPDDEEFSPQAVIPSAIELFHFYKTTLSQCAKLSTGDRLLDLTKIFSKYLDEYAQQVLLGFLQRGGPQGPAIEDTILVLNTADFWHTNTNQLEENIRKRVDPELAVKVDLSSQSDAFLGVASAAVLALVHKVEAGCEGAWREMKNTNWSRMEGVGDQSSYVAELLKHVNNQAEEILPLVVKQQYARAFCDNLVEQMASAYIANIVLCRPVSEVGAEQMLLDKYVLTKSFESLMSYHTHSNPEGSQYTPSASFVKRVNQIMSRIDPLLKTLQVRASPPEGLVQAYLIHIGDKSDTNFRKILDLKGLRSKADQAHLVELFTIHKEGTAAPGGKQLVMSSPLLTPLMASSGFGGGGAMATNPGLDAASSIGEKLLSAARDTGVTGLGVSIPGGAGGGNPQVNINENLKNIGKFFRRDIGGLGARFGKRDVTPTGSGGADDGGR, via the exons ATGAACACCAGTAAATTGACCGAATCCTCATCCTTAGATGCTG TTGACTATGACCCCGTACAGCACCTCAACCTCCTCTTCAACCACCCGGCCTCAGTCACATCGATCGAACCAGTCAGCGCGGCGCTGCAGGCTCACAAGGATGGCCTATCGACGTCGATAGTCGAGCTCGAGACGGAGCAGGCCTACgggccgtcgtcgtcgctggaGCGCATGCAGAGCGCccaggccgagctggccGGCCTCTTCAAGCGCATCGAGAGCGTCCGCACCCGCGCCCTGCAGACTGAGCGGAACATCACCACCATGACAGCTGACATCAAGCGCCTCGACGGCACCAAGCGCAACCTCACCCTGTCCATGACCGCCCTCAAGCGCCTCCAGATGCTGACCACCGCATATGAGCAGCTGAGGGGCCTAGCGAGGTCCCGCCAGTACCGAGAGTGCGCCGGCCTGCTGCAGGCCGTCCTGCAGCTCATGAAGCACTTTAATAGCTACAGGTCCATCGAGCAGATCGCCGTCCTGAGTAGAAACGTCTCGGAGCTGCAGAGGGAGCTGCTGGAACAGGTCTGTGAGGACTTTGAGCTGGCATTTGCCAAGGGAGACGTTACAGCCCACAGGCCGACACTGGTGGAGGCCTGTCAAGTCATGGATGCCCTCGGGGATAATGCCCGCGCTCGCCTGGTGACATGGTACGTCAACACGGAGCTGCGGGAATACCGTCAGGTGTTCAGGGGCAACGATGAGGCCGGGAGTCTGGATAATATCGGTCGGCGTTTTGCGTGGTTTCGCCGGACGCTCAAGACCCACGAGGAGGAGCACGCTGCCATCTTCCCTCCCCATTGGCGCGTCAACGAGACCCTTGCCGCTGCGTTTTGTGACGGTACGCGCGACGACCTCAAGGGAGTACTGGAGAGGAGCATGCGCCGCCCGGATGCCAGTGGCAAGATCGACGTCAACCTATTGCTTAGCTGTCTGCAGGAGACCATGGACTTTGAGCAGAGCATTGAACGGCGATTCGCCTCGGAGATGCCCCGTGCGAGTATTGACACGCTCAGCTCCGCGGATGAGAGGGGCACACACACCTTCAATGGATCTATATCGGTCGCCTTTGAGCCATATCTCAGCCTCTGGGTCGAGTCTCAAGACAGACAGCTGGGTTCCATGATACCCAAGTACCGAACCCAGCCGCTCATTCCAGACGACGAAGAGTTTAGCCCCCAGGCTGTAATCCCTTCAGCCATTGAGCTGTTTCACTTTTACAAGACAACTCTGTCTCAGTGCGCCAAGCTGTCGACTGGTGACAGGCTCCTTGATCTTACAAAGATATTTTCAAAATATCTCGACGAGTATGCGCAGCAAGTCCTTCTGGGCTTCCTGCAACGGGGTGGCCCTCAAGGCCCCGCCATCGAGGACACCATTCTGGTGCTCAATACTGCCGACTTTTGGCACACAAACACCAATCAGCTCGAAGAGAATATTAGAAAGCGTGTCGATCCCGAACTGGCAGTCAAGGTCGACCTCTCATCCCAGTCGGACGCCTTTCTTGGCGTTGCAAGCGCTGCAGTCCTCGCGCTAGTGCACAAGGTCGAAGCTGGATGTGAAGGGGCCTGGCGTGAGATGAAGAACACGAACTGGAGCCGGATGGAAGGCGTTGGAGACCAAAGCTCATACGTGGCTGAGCTGCTCAAGCATGTCAACAATCAGGCTGAAGAGATTCTCCCGTTGGTTGTCAAGCAGCAGTATGCTCGCGCTTTCTGCGACAACCTGGTTGAACAGATGGCCAGCGCATACATTGCCAACATTGTTCTTTGTCGACCTGTCTCCGAGGTTGGCGCCGAGCAG ATGCTCCTGGATAAATACGTCCTCACAAAATCCTTTGAGAGCCTAATGTCGTACCACACCCACTCCAACCCCGAAGGTTCTCAGTACACACCCTCGGCCAGCTTTGTGAAGCGCGTCAATCAAATTATGTCGCGGATTGACCCGCTGCTCAAGACGCTGCAAGTCCGGGCCTCGCCGCCCGAGGGTCTCGTGCAGGCCTACCTGATCCACATCGGCGACAAGTCCGACACCAACTTCCGCAAGATTCTTGACCTCAAGGGCCTGCGCTCCAAGGCCGACCAGGCGCACCTGGTCGAGCTCTTCACCATCCACAAGGAGGGCACTGCCGCGCCTGGCGGCAAGCAGCTCGTCATGAGCTCGCCCCTGCTAACCCCGCTCATGGCCTCGTCTggcttcggcggcggcggcgccatgGCCACCAACCCAGGCCTCGACGCCGCCAGCAGCATCGGCGAGAAGCTCCTCAGCGCCGCCCGCGACACGGGCGTCACGGGCCTGGGCGTCAGCATCCCCGGCGGTGCCGGCGGCGGGAACCCGCAGGTCAACATCAACGAGAACCTCAAGAATATTGGCAAGTTCTTCAGGAGGGATatcggcggcctgggggcgcgCTTCGGGAAGCGCGATGTCACGCCAACTGGTTCGGGCGGTGCTGACGACGGGGGCAGGTGA